CTGGCGGCAGCCGCCGCAGGCAAGCATATCTTCTGCGAGAAGCCGCTGGCGCTGAATCTGGAGGATTCCCGCGAGATGCTGAAGGCTGCCGAAGCAGCGGGCATTGCCCATATGGTGGGCTTCAACTACCGTTTCTCCCCGGCGGTCCGGCTGGCGAAGCGTCTGATCGAGAGCGGACGTCTGGGCACAATCTATCATTTCCGCGCCTGGTTCCTTCAGGACTGGATTCTGGACCCGGAATTCCCGCTAGTCTGGCGGCTGCAGAAGGAGATTGCAGGCTCCGGTTCACATGGTGACCTGGGCGCGCATCTGATTGACCTGGCCCACTTCCTCGTAGGGGATGTGGAGGAGGTCATCGGGATGAGCGAGACGTTCGTCAAGGAGCGCCCGCTGGCTACGGAGATGACCGGGCTTAGCGCCAAGGCGGGCAAGGATGCTCCGCGCGGTCCGGTCACCGTGGACGATGCCACGCTGTTCCTGGCCCGCTTCGCGAATGGTGCGCTGGGCAGCTTCGAGGCGACCCGCTTCGCAGCCGGACACCGTTCGACGAATTCCTTCGAGATCAACGGCAGCCTGGGCAGCGTGAAGTTCGACTTTGAGCGGATGAACGAGCTGGAGGTCTACCTGACCTCTGACGCCGAGGACGTACAGGGCTTCCGCCGCGTGCTGGCGACCGATCCGTCGCATGACTATGCGGAGGCCTGGTGGCCGCCGGGCCACACCATCGGGTTCGAGCATACGTTCATCCATGAGATGCTGGAGCTGTCGAATGCTATTGAGGAAGGACGCCAGCCGGAGCCGAATTTCCGCGACGGCGTGAAGTGCCAGGCGGTGCTGGAAGCGGTGGACCGTTCCATCGAGCAGCGGCGCTGGGTGCCGATAGCTGAGATGTAAATAGAGAAACACCGCCGGCTGCGGAGTGGCCGGCGGTGTTTTTTTAGCTGGATAGAGGGTGCAAAGGCGGCGGAGCCAAATGTAATCGAAAAACCGAACACATTCGGCGTTACGTGGGTGCGTGTGCCAAATGTAATCGAAAAACCGAATACATTTGCAGCGGTGGAAGACCCGTAGACCGGTTGGCCGCAGCACAATGCCTAATCAGGTTACCCCTGCTTCCGGTCCTGCGACGGAGTAATGCCCTTGTACTGCTTGTAGAGCTTGGTGAAGTAATTGGGATTGTCGCAGCCGACCCGGCCTGAAATCTCGGTAATGCTGAGGTCGGTCTCCAGCAGCAGCCGCTGCGCTTCGTCCATCCTGGAGAAATTCACGTAATCGATGAAGGTGCGGCCTGTGAGCTTCTTGAAGGTTTTGCAGAAATGAAAAGGATTGAGATTAACGAAC
This region of Paenibacillus sp. FSL K6-1096 genomic DNA includes:
- a CDS encoding Gfo/Idh/MocA family oxidoreductase, which produces MKQLRIGMIGYKFMGKAHSNAYRSLPMFFPKAVKPHMSVICGRNEEAVTEAADQLGWSESVTDWKELIARDDIDLVDINAPSDAHKEIALAAAAAGKHIFCEKPLALNLEDSREMLKAAEAAGIAHMVGFNYRFSPAVRLAKRLIESGRLGTIYHFRAWFLQDWILDPEFPLVWRLQKEIAGSGSHGDLGAHLIDLAHFLVGDVEEVIGMSETFVKERPLATEMTGLSAKAGKDAPRGPVTVDDATLFLARFANGALGSFEATRFAAGHRSTNSFEINGSLGSVKFDFERMNELEVYLTSDAEDVQGFRRVLATDPSHDYAEAWWPPGHTIGFEHTFIHEMLELSNAIEEGRQPEPNFRDGVKCQAVLEAVDRSIEQRRWVPIAEM